The genomic segment GGGTAACATCAGGTTTTATTCGTACAGGAGCAGAAACAGCAGAACTGGAAGCTTTTTTTAACATCAGCCCTGACAGCAGGGCAGCCCTTATTTTAAAAGAAAATGATATTGATCCATCTGAAGGATTATTAGTCAGAAGGATTATAGCTCAAAATAACCGCCATAAAATTTATATAAACAACCGGCTTTCCACCAGCACCCTTCTTAATGCAGTTACTGCAGATATGGCAAGCATTTCAGGACAGCGGGCACACCAGGGGCTTTTAGATGAAAATCAGCACCTTCTTATTTTAGACCAGTTTGGCAAACTCATGCCTCTCAGGGAAAAAACAGGCAGAATTTATCAAGATATCCAGCCTTTAATTCAAAAGCTCAACAGGCTCAACAATGCAAAAGAGCGTCAGGCTGAACAGATTGAACTGCTTGAATTTCAAAAAAATGAAATCCTGGAAGCAGATATAAAAGAAAAAGAAGATGCAGAACTTGAAAAGGAACTGGTACTCCTGAAAAACGGTGAAACACTTTATACTGCTGTTCACAGCGGGCTTGAGGAGCTTTACAATGCCCAAAATGCCATAGTAGAAAGGCTTACCGAGGTAAAAAAACGCCTGGAAAAAGCCTGCCAGATAGACCCTGAACTTGATCCCCAGGTAGAAGGGCTTGCTGATACAACATTCCGCATAGAAGATATTGCAGACAATCTGAGAGCTTACCTGGGCAATATCCAGATAGATGAAAAACGCCTGGCTGTCATAGCCGACAGACTCCATGACCTGCAAAAGCTTAAACGCAAATACGGGGGTTCTCTTGAAGCTGTTAATGCACACTTGAAATCCATCAAAAAACAGCTTGCAGGTTTTGAAAATATATCTGATGAAATTGCACAAACAGAAGAAAAACTGGCTGAACAATGCAGGAAACTGGCTGAAATTGCTGTCCAGCTTTCGGAAAAACGCAGGCAGACAGGTATCAGGCTTGCTAAAAAGGTTGAAAAAGAGCTTGAGGATGTAAAAATGTCAAATACCAGGTTTGAAGTTTCTTTAAAGCAGATACCTGCCTCAGAATCTGCCAGCCCTTTTCTTGTTGTAAATGGAGGCAGTATAAGTGAAACCGGTATTGACAGGGCATCATTTATAATTGCGCCCAATATTGGCGAAGATTTAAAACCCCTGACAGCCATTGCCTCAGGAGGCGAGCTTTCCCGTGTAGTGCTTGCTTTAAAGGTTATCCTGGCAGAAACCGAATCTGTGGAAACAATTATCTTTGACGAGGTTGATGCAGGAATCGGCGGAAGCGTAGCTGAGGTTGTAGGTCAGAAGATTGCAGGCCTGGGAGCCTTTCACCAGGTACTCTGCATTACTCATCTTGCCCAGATTGCAAAATTCGGGCACACTCATTTTAGAATTTCCAAACAGGTTGTAAACGGCAGAACCATTACAAGCATAACACAGCTTGACAGGGAAGCCAGGATTAAAGAGATTGCCAGGATGCTGGGAGGGGTTAAAATGACCCAGGCAACCCTGGATCATGCTTCTGAAATGCTTTTTGAATGAAAAAAATCAATAATTAGATTCATTGCTTTTTTCCTTACCATAGATCTGGACAAATAATGATCTCCTTCCAGGATATAAAATATTATTTCAGGGCATATTTTTTTTATATCACTCTCATATTTTGACCTTGAACCTGGATCAAATATCTTTAAAATTCTGTCATCAGAACTATAAAGGCATAACCCAGGGGTCCGGGTCATCTGGATATTTTTTAAAGGCTCCAATAACAGGAAATCATAAATTATCTTTAATATCCTGGCTCTCTTTCGCTGCAGCATCCCAAAAGAATGCCTGTTTTTTAATATACCTGGAAACATGAAATCCATATATTGATAAATAATATCCATGAGCCTGGGTATCTTTTTTTGAGAATAATATATATCCCTGTAATATGATATAAAAGATTTTATAACTGCTTTAGGATTAAGATGGCAGACAGCATTTATAAGAACTATTTTTATTAAAGGCTCTTTAAGGCATGTACAGGCATAAAACAAGGGAATGGAAGCATAACAAGACGCAATCCCGTAAAGGGGGAGGTTTTCATTCCTGCTGATGTACAAAGCCTGTTTAAGAATATCAAGGGTATCTCTAAGACTTGCTTCCAGGGAAAATTTATCTGTAGAACTGCCATGTCCTGAATAGTTAAATGAAATAATATCAAAATTCTTATAAAGCAATGGCCGAAAATACCTCACCTGCTGTGAATAATGCCCTCCAATAAGGGGAGGTATAAAAGCTATTGCCCTGGGACAGTCAGTTTTTATGCGAACCCATTCCAGGCATCTGACTGCTGATAAATAAATTCTTTTG from the Desulfonema limicola genome contains:
- the recN gene encoding DNA repair protein RecN codes for the protein MLQDLSIKNFAIIDDLQISFPKGFSILSGETGAGKSIIINAVNLLLGSRVTSGFIRTGAETAELEAFFNISPDSRAALILKENDIDPSEGLLVRRIIAQNNRHKIYINNRLSTSTLLNAVTADMASISGQRAHQGLLDENQHLLILDQFGKLMPLREKTGRIYQDIQPLIQKLNRLNNAKERQAEQIELLEFQKNEILEADIKEKEDAELEKELVLLKNGETLYTAVHSGLEELYNAQNAIVERLTEVKKRLEKACQIDPELDPQVEGLADTTFRIEDIADNLRAYLGNIQIDEKRLAVIADRLHDLQKLKRKYGGSLEAVNAHLKSIKKQLAGFENISDEIAQTEEKLAEQCRKLAEIAVQLSEKRRQTGIRLAKKVEKELEDVKMSNTRFEVSLKQIPASESASPFLVVNGGSISETGIDRASFIIAPNIGEDLKPLTAIASGGELSRVVLALKVILAETESVETIIFDEVDAGIGGSVAEVVGQKIAGLGAFHQVLCITHLAQIAKFGHTHFRISKQVVNGRTITSITQLDREARIKEIARMLGGVKMTQATLDHASEMLFE